CTGGGCTATTGGCATATACGTACTGCTGACTTTATTTTTCCTGCTGTTCGTACAAAATTACTGGAAAAAGCAGCAATTGCTGAAACAGAATATCGAGCTTCGGAAGCGGGAAGAGGCACTGCACCAGAACAAGCTGACCTTCTTCACGAATATTGCCCACGAGCTGCAAACACCGCTGACATTGATTGTTGGACCGTCGCAAAAGCTGGCGGACGACCCCGGCATCGATCATGAAGGACAGAAGTTCGTGCATATGATTCAGCGGAATACAAACCGGCTGTTGTTCCTTATCCAGCAGCTGCTGGAATTTCGCAAAGCGGAGAATGGTCATCTGGAAATGCAGACCATGTATTTCAATTTGGTGAACCTGGTGGAGCAGATAGCCGAACTGTTTGATGACTGGGCCATTCGGAACAAAATTGATTACAAGATTGAATCGCCACCGGAAATTCCCGGCTGGTATGATCAGGATAAGATTGAAAAAATCATTTTCAACCTGTTGTCGAATGCCTTTAAGTATACACCGCAGGGCGGAAATATCAAGCTGAAGATTGCTGAGTCGGACAAGCAGGTACGCATCGAGGTCATGAACTCGGGAAAAGGAATTCCAAAGGAAAAAATTCCCCGCCTGTTTGAGCGCTTTTTCATTACGGATGAAGGAGTCACTTCCGATCCGGATAAATTCCGAACCGGGATTGGTCTGGCTTATACCCGTAGTTTGGTAACGGCCATGGGCGGTACCATTGATGTGGAAAGTGTGGAAAACAAGCTGACGACTTTTTCTGTGTTGATGCCGTGTTGTCAACTAAAAAGCGAAAGGACCGACGAGCAGGAGCCGGTCGATGAAGTCGTTTTGTCGCGGCAACTGCATCACATTCTGACTGAGTCTAAGTCGCAGCCTGATGACGGACAGGAAAAGGTGCGCACCCTGGAAACGCTGGAGAAAAAGCAGAAGACACTTTTGATTGTGGAGGATGAACCGGATATTCACCAGTTGCTGGATGGAATGCTGAAGGATAAGTACCGGTTGCTGACTGCCTATAACGGTGTGGAAGCGTTGAAAGTGATGGAAACAGAGATGCCGGACTTGATTATCAGCGACGTGATGATGCCGGAGATGGATGGAACAGAGCTCTGCAAACAGCTGAAAACAGATCTGAAGACCTGCCATATTCCCATTATTCTGCTGACAGCCAAAAGTTCAGTAGCACAACGTATCGAAGGCTTGGAGAGCGGTGCCAATTCGTACATTCCGAAGCCATTTCATCCCCAACACCTGGAAGTACGAATTGAGAAACTGCTGGAAGAACGGGATCGAATTGCCCGTTATTTTCAGCAAGGCAACGGATTGGAAAATCATATTCAGTTGTCGGTTGCGGAAGAAGACCAGCAGTTTATCGATAAAGTAATGGAAATTATTCGGCAGCACATCGACGACGAAAAATTACAGGCTACTTTTCTTGAAAATGAAATGGGCATGAGCAGCTCGCAGTTTTACCGGAAATTGAAGCAGGTCTCCGGTATGTCACCCGGTGATATGATTCGGTCGATGCGTTTGAAACATGCAGCGCAACTTCTCAAAACTTCTTCACAAACGGTAACCGAGGTTTTTTATCAGTCGGGATTCAACAACCGTTCTTATTTCTATCGCGAATTTCAAAAAATGTTTGGCCTGCCTCCCAAGCAGTATCAACTAAAATATAGGAAATAAGAATTAGTATTCTGTTGTAATGATCTGTAAATGTGAGTGTTTTTTGTTTTGTGTACACTTTTGACGAAATAGTGTACAGCATTTCGTGTGTTCTTATCTGAACTTTGAGGTACCAATAATCCACACCTCGAATCAACCTGAAGCAACTGTAAAATTAAACCAATGTTCCAAACAAAATCCAGGTCCGGTGTGACCGTGCTTTTCTTGTTGTTCCTATTGATGATGACAGCATCTGTATCGGGGCAAAATCTGAAATTGAAGGTCGATGGTTCTCCTGAATCAGGCTATGGCGTCGCACTGTACGATGGCAATCAAAAGTTGCTGGAGGATTCCGGTGCTTTTACATTGCATCTGTCTAATCTGGATTTGACTTCCGATACCACACTTTATAATTGGCGCGGTACTTTCTGGACCGGAAACGACACGATCATTGAGCTGCAGAAGGAAACTTATATGAAAGCGCTCGATTCGAAACTGACTGTCAAAGTCACGTACCAAATTGTGAATCCGCACATCGTAAAGAAAACAGTTGAGCTCTTCCAGCCCAGCATGCTTTCAATGTATTATACCCTTCTGGAAAACAATGTTCCGGCACAACAGCCGAAAAAATATGTGACGTTCGAGCAGGATAACTTTCCGGGTGGATTCATTCACGAACTTTTTCCATCGGCCGGATTTGTCACCGCGGATAATATGACCGTCGGTTTTCTGACCGATGCAGGATATAAAAATCAGTTTACACGTACAACACGACGCCGGTTCAGTGGACGCGGAGGCGGTTTCGTTGGGATGCGCCAGCTTCCCGATCCAAGACTGTTTGCCACAGCTACACCTGAAGAACGGGCTCAGGGGAAAGACTATGTACGTTTGACTTTTGGTGAGATGTTCAATCTGAATGTCGGAACCGAAACCGTCTTACCGCTTCCGCAGAAATACAGTCGGGAGGGTAAGCTTTCGATTTCCCGGAAGGATAGTTTGATTGTACTGAATTGCCAGGCTGGTGGGAAGGACGGTATCCAGATGATGACGCCAGTTACCGGCCAAAAAGTGTATACCATCTCCTTCAAGGTGAAAGGGAACTTGCCGGTGGCGCTCAAACTGTACCGGGTGAAAAATGGTCAGCAAGGACCAGAGCTCGAACACGGAGTTAAGTACATCGATGCATTTCCGTCGAAAACGGACGAGTGGACGGAGTTCAAGGGAAGCATTCTGGTTCCGTACATCGAAGGCGACAGTGTTTCGATGTTTATCGGAAATACTTCCGGAAAAGCCGGAACGATGCAAATCAAGGAGCTGGCGATTGCCGAAAATCATCCGGCCATTCAGCCCTATAACATTTTACCGCTGGGGAAAAAGGAAACGAAAACCACTTACATTTTTGTGGAACCGTGGAAATCTCATCGCGATTTTATGATTGATTCGCAGTCACGACTGGCGGAAGGAAAAGGCTTCAAAGGCTCACTGATTGAAAAGATGCTGTATGCGAATGCCAACATGCTGAACTGGATTACTTCCGTGCATGATTTTACTCCGTTCAGTGTGCCAAATATGAATTACTCGCCCGACATGTATAACCGGGATTCGTTCTGGACGACGGTAGCGACTTACAATAAAAAACTGAACCTGGCGATCTGGAATCAGTGGGCTAAAACGCAAACTCCCGATGGTGCTATCGGAACTATCATTACGCCCTACATGGGCTCGGTGGAAGCCAAGGACAACGAAGCGACTATCGAGTGGTTGGTTTGGGCTTTGGTCAACCAACGGCGGTACGGAGTTCAACTTCCGAAAGATAAAATTGACAAAGCCGTGTCGTTTGTACTTAATTCGTTTGACGAGAACCATGACGGTATTTGTGAATCACATTTCTCGATGAGCCAGATTGATGTGTGCGACTATGTTCCAAAAACAACTCGATTGGCCGTGAACCAAGGGATGTTCGCTGTTGCTTTGCACACGATTAAGGCTTTGGGATATGATATTTCAGATGAATATATGAACAAAGCGGAATCGGAATACCGGAAATTCTACGATCCGAAACGAAAACATCTGCTGTTCGACCGCGAATATCCCGATTTGATTTCGCTGACGGATTTGGTTCCTGAGTTTCTATCGCTCTGGCTGTTCAATCACCCGATGTTAACGGATGAGATGGTGAACAACCAGTTGAATGAGATGCCGTATCTGAACAAAGTTCCCAATTCTCCGCATCCGGAGATGGGCACGACCGCACCGATTCTGGTGCGCCTCACAAACGATGCAAAAGGTTATTCCTATATGACTTCCGATTACCAGCCTTTCGGCGAATTCGGAAAGGCCAACTATGCAGACCACTCCCGCGATGGTTTTTATTACAACGGCGGAAGCTGGATGCGGGCAGAGTACTGTGCCTATGTGGTAGGCTTGAAACACGGCTGGCCTAAGGCAAAAGAAATGATGGAAAACCGGGCCTGGGCGGAAATCAATTTGAACCCGAAATGGCCCTTTAGCAAGGAATTTATTCCGACTCATTGGAAAAGTACCGATGAATGGTGGCTTTCAACAAGGGGACTCAGTTGGAATGTGTTCATCCTGATGGCTGACGAAGTCGCAGGACTACGCACTCCTGATATGGATCCCGACTATAAATAATTGGATGTAATTAATGATGCTCAATCAATTAAATTTTTAAAGCTAACTTCTATGAAAATCTTTTTTATCACAAGATTTAGAAGGGAAATACTCGGGCTTGTATTTCTTTTTATGACAGGTGCCGTCTTTGGCCAGGTCAATGTGACCGGTACGGTTACAGATGAAAGCGGAACGACGCTTCCCGGAGTAACCGTAGTGGTTTCAGGAACAACCAATGGTAGCATTACCGATATGAATGGTAAGTATACCCTTCAGGTCGAAAATACCAACGTATCCCTCGATTTCTCCTTTGTGGGATACCAGAAACAGACTGTTCCGCTTAACGGAAAGACAGTTCTCAACGTTACGATGAAAGAGGAGAAGAAGCAGATCGACGAAGTGGTGATTGTTGGATATTCTGCTCAGAAAAAAGCAACCCTTACCGGTGCTGTTGCTCCTGTCAATATTGCCGATGTCGATAAACGGAAAGTAGGCGATCTGGCACAGGCCCTGCAAGGACAAGTTGCCGGTGTTCAGGTTACTTCCAGTACCGGTGCTCCCGGTGATGCGGTGAATATCCGTATCCGTGGAGAGGGAACCATCGGAAACAATAATCCGCTCTATGTCATCGATGGTGTTCCTTCACGGGATATCAGTTTCCTCAATCCATCGGATATTAAATCGATGACGGTATTGAAGGATGCTTCGGCCGCTGCTATTTATGGTGCTCGTGCAGCAGGTGGTGTTATTGTGATAACGACCAAAGAAGGTGTAGAAGGGAAAAGCACGCTGGATGTCAGTTACTACACAGGAATTCAGAAGGTGGCTCACCTTCCCCATATGCTGAACGCAACGCAGTACATGAATGTAGTAGAAGAAGCCTGGAATAACGCTGGTTATTCAGGAACCAATCCATATACTGCCGATAAAGGCCGCAGCGATTTTGCCAATACCAACTGGCTGGATGCCCTGTTCGAACTGGGACATTCTCAGAATGCACAGGTGACAGCTACCGGTGGTAATCAGAAAGTGCAGTACCTGTTGTCTGCCAACTACTACGGAAATGATGGGATTGTGGTGTATAACAATGATAAGTATCAGCGCATTAACTTTCGTTCGAATATTACCGCTAATCTGACCGAGCGGTTGAAAGTCGGAAGTAACCTGTTGCTTTCGTATGTTATTCAGGATGCCTTGTCATCAAAAGGTGACGAGCCGGGGATCATTCGGCACGCGATGCTTCGTCCTCCCATTATCCCGATTTACAAAGATCCGAGCGATCCAACCTGGTCGGCGCAAGATCCATTTACAGACCTGCCGTTCTACAAGAACAAGGATTCGTTTGAGAGCAATAAGTACGAATGGTCGCAGAACCCGATTGCGTTGGCTTACTTCACCGACGATGTACGGAGTTACTACAAAACATTTGGTAACCTGTATGCAGAATATGCTTTCCTCGGTGACAAATCGCTGAAATTCAAAACGAATTTGGGTGTTGATCTGACCTTCTCTCACAACAAGGCATTCCATCAGAACTTTGGTGATGACGACGGCAGTGGTAGTTCACTGGATCAGGGATTGGGACGTCAAAACCGCCCGAGCACATTGAATGAAGATCGCGGTGAGGAAATTACGTTCACCTGGGACAATACGTTGAATTACGTGAAAGACCTGGGTAAAAGTTCTATCAACGCGTTGGTCGGTAGTGAATTCATTACCAACCATTCTTCCTCTATCAGCGGGTCACGCGCTCGTTACGATTATACCGGTAAAAACTTCCGTTACCTTGATTTTGGAGGTTCGCAGTATGATGTATGGAACGGAGGTTCTGCTGCTGAGTGGGCACTGTTCTCGTTATTCGGTTCGGCAACGTATTCCTATGACAGCAAGTATATGGTAACCGCCAACTTCCGTGCGGATGCTTCTTCACGCTTTGCGGAAAACAACCGTTGGGGATATTTCCCATCCGTTTCAGCCGGATGGAAATTGTCGAATGAGAATTTCATGAAGGATATCACCTGGTTGTCGGATTTGAAACTGAGAGCCAGTGTTGGACAGCTGGGTAACCAGGAAATCGATAACTATGCTTACCTGACGCTGTTGCGGAAAAGCGGTGACAGTTACCTGATTTCCCGTTACGGAAACCCCGACCTGAAGTGGGAAACTACCACGCAGTATAACTACGGTCTGGATTTGGGGCTTCTGTCGAACAAAATTTATTTTACAGCCGATTACTTTATCAAGAATACAACCGATATTTTGTTGCCGATTACATTGCCGTCAATTGCAGGTGATGTATCTCCAACTTATGTTAATGCAGGTGCCGTTACCAACAAAGGTTTTGAGTTTGCTTTGACACTTCGCAACAGCGAACATCAGTTCAAATACAACATTAACCTGAATGTGGCGACCCTCAAAAATGAGGTAACCAAACTGCACCCGAACCTGCCGATGATTATCAACGCAGCCAGTAAAGGTGTAGCGCGTACCGTTGTTGGTCAGCCGTTGAATTCCTATTACGGTTACGTGATGGAGGGAATCTATCAGAACACACAGGAAATTCAGGATCAACTTTACGGAACAGCTAATCCTTCAGCACAGCCGGGTGATATCCGGTTCAAGGATTTAAATGGCGATGGCATTATCAATGATAAAGACCGGACGTTCATCGGAAATTCCATTCCGAAACTGACATACGGAATGAACCTGACAGGCGAATACAAAGGCTTTGATTTGTCACTGTTGTTCCAGGGCGTGCATGGCGTTGACCGTTACAACGACGGTAAGAAGATTGTGGACTACGATACTCGTCCGTTCAACTACACAACCCGCGTACTGAGTGCATGGCACGGCGAAGGTACCAGCAATACCATTCCACGTGTAAGCTTTACGGATAACGGTAGTAGCAAAATTTCCAGTGTATTCGTTGAGGATGCCTCTTACTTCCGTCTGAAAAACGTGGAACTGGGGTATACATTCAAACAGTTGATGCAGCGTTCGAAAACCTTCAAAAATCTTCGTGCTTACGTCTCTGCTCAGAACGTATTCACCATTACCGATTACACCGGTCTCGATCCGGAATCGACCGATTTGATTGATATGGGAACTTACCCGCAATCAAGAGCTTTCATTCTTGGTGTTGATGTGAAATTTTAATGTCCCAGCTAATAAAATTCAGTAAAATGAGAAAAATATATATGATACTGGTTGCATCAACTTTACTGTTGTTCACCGGTTGCGACAAATACCTCTACAAGGAACCCATCGGGTTGCTGACACCCGACCAGGTAGATACCTCACCAACCGAAAGTGCGGTGGAATATTCAGTCTTTACTTCGTACCAATTGCTTTCCAGTACCCTGAATATTATCGGGGAATGGGGCT
This Prolixibacter sp. NT017 DNA region includes the following protein-coding sequences:
- a CDS encoding TonB-dependent receptor; protein product: MKIFFITRFRREILGLVFLFMTGAVFGQVNVTGTVTDESGTTLPGVTVVVSGTTNGSITDMNGKYTLQVENTNVSLDFSFVGYQKQTVPLNGKTVLNVTMKEEKKQIDEVVIVGYSAQKKATLTGAVAPVNIADVDKRKVGDLAQALQGQVAGVQVTSSTGAPGDAVNIRIRGEGTIGNNNPLYVIDGVPSRDISFLNPSDIKSMTVLKDASAAAIYGARAAGGVIVITTKEGVEGKSTLDVSYYTGIQKVAHLPHMLNATQYMNVVEEAWNNAGYSGTNPYTADKGRSDFANTNWLDALFELGHSQNAQVTATGGNQKVQYLLSANYYGNDGIVVYNNDKYQRINFRSNITANLTERLKVGSNLLLSYVIQDALSSKGDEPGIIRHAMLRPPIIPIYKDPSDPTWSAQDPFTDLPFYKNKDSFESNKYEWSQNPIALAYFTDDVRSYYKTFGNLYAEYAFLGDKSLKFKTNLGVDLTFSHNKAFHQNFGDDDGSGSSLDQGLGRQNRPSTLNEDRGEEITFTWDNTLNYVKDLGKSSINALVGSEFITNHSSSISGSRARYDYTGKNFRYLDFGGSQYDVWNGGSAAEWALFSLFGSATYSYDSKYMVTANFRADASSRFAENNRWGYFPSVSAGWKLSNENFMKDITWLSDLKLRASVGQLGNQEIDNYAYLTLLRKSGDSYLISRYGNPDLKWETTTQYNYGLDLGLLSNKIYFTADYFIKNTTDILLPITLPSIAGDVSPTYVNAGAVTNKGFEFALTLRNSEHQFKYNINLNVATLKNEVTKLHPNLPMIINAASKGVARTVVGQPLNSYYGYVMEGIYQNTQEIQDQLYGTANPSAQPGDIRFKDLNGDGIINDKDRTFIGNSIPKLTYGMNLTGEYKGFDLSLLFQGVHGVDRYNDGKKIVDYDTRPFNYTTRVLSAWHGEGTSNTIPRVSFTDNGSSKISSVFVEDASYFRLKNVELGYTFKQLMQRSKTFKNLRAYVSAQNVFTITDYTGLDPESTDLIDMGTYPQSRAFILGVDVKF